The Archangium primigenium genomic interval TGAAGTCGCCCGCGGAGGCGCGGGCCGTCATCGCCCAGGGCAAGCTCGCGGTGGTGCTCGGCGCCGAGGTGGACTACCTCTTCGACTGTCGCCGCGACGGCGCGTGCACCGCCGCCTATGTGGAGGCGCGGCTGGATCACTACCAGGCCATGGGCCTGCGCCACCTCTACCCCATCCACTTCAAGCAGAACGCCTTCGGCGGCCCGGCGCTCACCAACCTCATCACCCAGGGGGACTCGCGCGACTGCTCCCAGGAGGGCTACGAGTACAAGCGCGACCTCACCAAGGCCCCCATCTGTGGCGCTCAGGGGCTCACCCCCCTGGGCCGCACGCTGGTGCGCGGGATGATGCGCCGCGGGATGCTGATCGACATCGACCACATGTCCAAGCGGGCCTTCGACGACACGCTGGCGATGGTGGCGCCCCACGGCTACCCGGTGGTGAGCGGCCACACCACGCTGTTCGAGACGGCGCGCGGGGGCAAGCGTCACGAGGGCAGTCTCAAGGCCGAGCAGCTCCAGCGCATCCGCGACGTGGGCGGCATGGTGTCGCTCATCGTGGAGCAGGGCTCGCGAGACGAGGTGCCCACCTGGCGCGGCACGGGCCAGCCGGTGGTGGAGCACCAGTGCGGCAACACCTCGCAGAGCTGGGCGCAGGCGTATCTCTATCTCACGCAGCAGCTGCCCGGGATGTCGGTGGGCTTCGGCACGGACTTCAACGGACTGGCCGGCCTGCCGGGCCCGCGCTTCGGCGGCGAGGCCTGCCACGGCGGCAGCTCGGCCCCCCAGGTGGCCCGCACGCGCTACCCGCTGAGCATCGCGGTGGACAACAGCCCCACCAAGCTGGAGCGCAGCGCGGTGGGCAACAAGGTCTTCGACATCAACGAGGACGGCCTGGCTCACGTCGGCCTGCTCCCGGACTTCATCGCGGACCTGCGCCGTCAGGGCCTGCGCGGTCAGGACCTGGAGGCGCTGATGAACTCGGCCGAGGGCTACCTCCAGGTGTGGGAGCGCGCCGAGGCCCGAGGCCCCAGCGTGCCGTGATCCCCAAAAGCACACGCCCCGCTCGACCCCTCTTCGGGTCGGCGGGGCGTGGCGCGGCGTCAAACCTGGCCTAGAACACCGAGGTCTGCTGCGTGTCCTGCTGCTGGGGCAGCGCGGCGTTGAGCAGCGAGGGCACGACGCTGGCGGCGCCACCACCGACCTGGTTCATCAGGCCGGTCACGGCCTCGGCCATCTGGGTCACGGTGGAGACGGCGTTGGCCACCGTGTCGAGCAGGCCGCCCAGACCGGACGGGCCACCGGCGCCCGCGCTGGGGGCCGAGGGCATCGCACCGGCCAGCTCCGGGGGCAGGCCACCCGCGGCGGCGTAGGGGTCCATCATCGGCGCACCGGCCAGCTCGGGCGGCAGGCCGCCCGCGGCGGCGTAGGGGTCCATCATCGGCGCCCCGGCCAGCTCCGGGGGCAGGCCGCCCGCGGCGGCGTAGGGGTCCATCATCGGCGCCCCGGCCAGCTCGGGCGGCAGACCACCCGCGGCGGCGTAAGGGTCCATCATCGGCGCCCCGGCCAGCTCCGGGGGCAGGCCGCCCGCGGCGGCGTAGGGGTCCATCATCGGCGCCCCGGCCAGCTCCGGGGGCAGGCCGCCCGCGGCGGCGTAGGGGTCCATCATCGGCGCCCCGCCGAAGCCCGCGGCGGCCATGGGGTCCATCATCGGCGGCATCATCTGCTGCGCCATGCCCATGGGACCCATGGGGCCCATCATCTGGGGCGCCATCATGGCCGCCGTGGAGGCGATATCGAGGCCCGCTCCGGCCAGCCCGGCGACACCCTGGGCCACGCCGCCGAAGGCATCCACCGCGCCGCCCAGACGGCCGCCCAGGCCGTTGGACAGGGGGTTGTTGGGCATGTTGGGGGCGAAGTTGCTCGGGTCGAAGCCGGGGCGGTTCAGGCCCGGCGTGTTGCCGTTGATGTCGGGACGGGGCGAGAACTCGGGCTTGGCGTTCGGGGCGCCCGGCTTGCCACCCGGCGTGTTGCCGTTGATGTCGGGACGGGGCGAGAACTGGGGCTTGCTGTCCGGCTTCACGTCCGGCTTGCCGCCCGGCTTGTTGCCGTTGATGTCGGGGCGCGGCGAGAACTGGGGCTTGCTGTCCGGCTTCACGTCCGGCTTGCCACCCGGCTTGTTGCCGTTGATGTCGGGACGCGGCGAGAACTGGGGCTTGCTGTCCGGCTTCACGTCCGGCTTGGGCGTGCTGGGCTTGGTGTCCGGCTTGGGCGTGCTGGGCTTGGGCGTGCTGGGCTTGAAGCTCGGAACCTTGCTGCCGCCACCCTTGAAGAGACTGCCACCACCGATTTTCATGCCCATGACGTGCTCCGGAAGAAAGAGGTTCGAGAGAAGAAGAGGTTCGCGAGGACGCTGCGACGGAGAAGGGTTATTGCAGCGCGTGTGCCAGCCCTCTGCCCCTGCTGATTCCCTGTGTTTTCAAGGGTTTGCTTCGAGGAATGGCGTGTCGCGGGGCGCCGCTGGTGACGGGGCACATCAGGTGCGGGGCGGAGTCGAGTCACCACTGGTGAGCGCTGTCACCAGTCGACCGGGACGCCGCGCCGAGGGCGCACCAAAAACGACGAGAGGGCCCTCCGTGTGGAGGACCCTCTCGGTTCAGCTCAGCTCACTCGGCGACCCGGCTCAGAAGGGCAGCATGTTGACGAGATCCTTCACCTCCTGGGGAGCGGCCTCGGTCTGGCCCAGCGCGCCCGTGTAGGCGCCCAGCAGCGCGGAGGCGGGGTTGATCTTGCCGGTCCCCACCGCGCCGATCAGGCCCTCGGCGGCGCCCTTCCAGGTCTGGACCACACCGCCCAGGCCGCCCAGGATCGCGCCCCCGGCGCCACCCTCGGAGTTGCCGATGCCGGTCAGCACGTTGCTGACGCCCGGCATGAACCACAGGTGCTTGCCCGCCTCACCCGCGAACCACTGGAAGTTGTCCTTGTTGCCGCCGTCCTTCTTCACGTGGGTGTCGGACGTGGTCGGCAGGCGGTGATCCGAGCCCAGGGAGGCGTAGCCCTTCTCGGCGAAGTCCTTGACCATGCCGGCCTCGGTGCCGTGCCGGGCGTCCCCGTCCTTGGTGATGCCCTCGATGTTGCCGTCGCCCTTGCCGCCCTGGACCTTGCCCGTGCGCTCGCCACCGTCGGAGATCTTGGAGCTGTCGATGAACTCCAGCACCTTGGCCAGGCGGTAGACGGCGTCCGGGTTCTGCTTCGCGTCCTTCAGGTCGAGCTTGGGATCCACGCCGGTCTGCTTGCACAGCTCGTCGAACTTGATGTCCTTCTGACGGCCGAGCTTGGCCAGCGCGGGCGTGTCGTTGACGATGTCCTTGGCCGAGCGCTTGTCACCCTCCGGCCGCTTGTCCGTGGCCTGGGGAATGGGCGTCCCGTCCTCGGCGAGCGGCGCCTGCGGCTCGGCGGGCTTGGCCTCCTGGGCGGGCTTGGCCTGCTCGGCGGGCTTGCCCTGCTGCATGGTGTCGAACCCCATCGGGGCGCCGCGGGGCGCCGGGTTGGCGAGCTCGGCGGGCATGCCGCCACTCGAGAAGGGGTCCATCATCTGCGCCCCGCCCAGCTCCGGCGGCAGGCCCCCGGCGTACGGGTCCATCATCTGCGCCCCACCCAGCTCCGGCGGCAGGCCCCCGGCGTACGGGTCCATCATGGGGGGCATCATCTGGGGCGCCATCATCTGGGGGCCCATCAGCTGCTGCGCCATGGGGTCCATCATGGGGGGCATCATCTGGGGGCCCATCAGCTGGGGCGGCATCATCTGCTGCGCCATGCCCATGGGACCCATGGGGCCCATCATCTGGGGCGCCATCATGGCCGCCGTGGAGGCGATATCGAGGCCCGCGCCCGCCAGCCCGGCGACGCCCTGGGCCACTCCGCCGAAGGCATCCACCGCGCCACCCAGCCGGTTGCCCAGCCCGCTGGGCTTGAGGCTGTCCGGGGAGAAGCCGGGGCGGTTCTGGCTGGGCAGGTTGCCGTTGATGTCGGGGCGGGGCGAGAACTGGGGCTTCACGTCCGGCTTGGCGCCCGGCTTGTTGCCGTTGATGTCCGGGCGGGGCGAGAACTGGGGCTTCACATCCGGCTTGGGCGTGCTGGGCTTGAAATCGGGAACCTTGTTGCTGCCGCCCTTGAAGAGGTTGCTCGCACCACCGAGTTTGATGCCCATGACGTGTGCTCCGGAAGGAAGGGGAAGAAGAGAAGGGGTTTCTGAGTACGCCTTGTTGGAGAAGGGTTATTGCAGCGCGCGTGCCAAGCCCTGGCGCCCACGAAATCCCTGTCTTTTCAAGTGTTTGGCGCGAGGAAGGGCCCCCGGGAGGGTCCGACTGGTGACGGGGCTCACCAGGGGGCGGGGAGAGTCGAGTCACCACTGATGAGTGGAGTCACCAGCGGGACGAGGCTCGGCGGCGCGGCCGGGGTCCCTCTTGAGAAAACGCGCGCGCACGAGCGCCCCGCGGTTCCCGTGCCAGGCCCGCGAGGCCGTCTAACGGCATGGGCTCCGATGGGAACGCCCGCGGGCTGGAGCGAGCCCCGCGGCCCGTGACGTGTCCGCCTGACCCGCTGACACATCCGCCCCGCGGCGCCGACACGTCAGCCCCGCGCGCTCCCCGGGGGCCGACGAGGGGGCCCGGGGAAGACGCGGCTGGCATCCCGCTTGCTCTCGTGGGAAGTGACCGCGCGAATGGGGCCCCTGCCCTCCCCGCGCCTCATCCCGCCGAGAATGTCCATGCACAAGCCGCTGTCCCTGCTGCTCCTCCCCCTGCTGTCCACGGGTGTCCTCGCCCCCACCGCGCGGGCGGCCAACAACGAGGCGACCACCAAGCGCCACTTCGCGTCGCTGGTGTCGGGCGCCGAGCCGAAGCTCGCCGAGCTGTCCCTGTTCATGACCCTGATGCCCAAGGGCGGAGACCTGCACCACCACTACTCGGGCGCCATCTACGCCGAGCAGTACCTCGAGTGGGTGGACACGCAGGGCTACTGCGTGGACAAGACCACCTCCAGGATCCAGAAGCATCGCCCGGACGCCAAGGGCTGCGTCAGCGCCCAGGACGTGATCGCGGACGAGCAGGCCTACCGCACCCTGCTGCAGCGCTGGTCCAGCAAGGACTTCAGCAACCACGGCGCGTCGCAGCCCCCGCCGGATCAGCAGTTCTTCGACACCTTCCTGTACTTCGACGACGTGGCGTCCACCAACACCCGGGTGGGACTGCAGACGCTCAAGCAGCGCGCCATCGCGGAGAACCTGGGCTACATCGAGACCATCTTCGAGCTGGCCCCGGGCCTGCCGGACGCCGACTTCGAGCGGGACCTGGCGGCGGCGGGGACGGACGGCGCGAAGCTGCAGGCGCTGATGACCGCGCAGCTCACGAAGCTGGACGCCGACGCCCAGTTCAACAAGGGCGTGCAGGACTACGTCGCCCACGTGCGGACGACCACCGAGGGCATCGACGACGAGAACTTCACGATGCGCTACCAGGCCTACGTCCTGCGCGCGCTGTCCCCCGCCCTGGTGTTCTCGCAGATCGCCACCGCGTACAAGGTCGCGACGCTCCACCCCAAGGTGGTGGCGGTGAACCTGGTGGGCGCGGAGAACTCCAACGTCGCCATGCGCGACTACCGCCTGCACATGCAGATGTTCAAGGCGGTCAAGGCCCGCTACCCCGACGTCAAGCTGGCGCTGCACGCGGGAGAGCTGGCGCTGGGCATGGTGCCGCCCGAGGGCCTCACGTTCCACATCTCCGAGGCCGTCGGCGTGGCGGGCGCCCAGCGCATCGGCCACGGCATCGACATCTCCCACGAGCGCGACGCGCTGCGGCTGCTCCAGACGCTGCGCGAGCGGGACATCCCCATCGAGGTGAACCTCACCAGCAACGAGTTCATCCTGGGCGTCAAAGGCGCCCAGCACCCCGTGGAGCTCTACCGCAAGCACGGCGTGCCATTCATCATCTCCACGGATGACTCGGGCGTCACCCGCCACACGCTGTCCAACGAGTACGTGCTGTTCGCCAGCCGCTACAAGCCCACGTACCCGGAGGTGAAGAAGCTGTCCTACGACAGCCTGCGCTACGCCTTCCTGCCCGAGGCGGACAAGCAGCGGCTCAAGAAGCAGCTCGACGCGCGCTTCGCGAAGTTCGAGGCGGACATCGCCGCCAGCGAGGCCCGGGCCCAGAAGCCCGTGCGCACCGCGCAGAGCACGCCGTAGGCCGCGCCGGCCCTCCGCGCCGGGGAGGAGACCTCCGGCGCGGGGGGCGAAGGGACTACCGCTTGGTGATGTTCAACCGCGCCGCGCCGCACTCGCCTTCGTAGCCCTCGATGGTGATCAACAGCGTCACGCCCTTGACGAGCCCCGAGAGATTGATGCGCGACTGCAGACTGCTGCCCACGTCGTCGTTGCAGCCCATGACCTCCGAGGTGGCCTTGTAGTTGCGGATCTCCATGACGGTGTCGAAGGCCGAGCCGCTCGTGCTGAAGGTGTAGCTGCCCGTCTCGGGCACCTTCCACACGTAGGAGATGTCGCGCGACGAGCCGGAGCCGCACGTGGTGCGCCACTGGTTGGAGGCCGAGCAGGTCGTCGGGTAGGTGGCCGCGGGCGAGGCCACGATGCCCCCCAGGTCTCCCACCAGCGTCTGCTGGTACACGCGCCCTGGCTCCAGGTCCGCGGTCGGATCGGCCTCGGTGCTCCGGGGCTTCTTGTTCGCCGGCGTCAGCGACGTCTCCTCACCGGTGTCCTCGAGCGTCTCGCCCTCCATCGCGGGACCGCACGCGCCCATGAGCCACACGCAGGAAACCAGACCGACCACGCACTTACCGAAGTTCATCGTGTACCCCAATCCAGGGATGTCTTTGTCACCGAGAGGGCAACCACATGTTCCCCTCTCAATGGGAAGAGTCGACCCGATGCCCGCTTATGCGCTCGCATTTCCCCATGCTTTTCCAAGGCGTGTCGTTGGGAATCCATGCAAGTGATTGCACCCGCATGAGATTGCTTCGACCCGCGACGGATGGAGCCTCAACGGATGGCGCCTGGCCGCTTCACTCCGCGAGGGCGACCGCCGCGGCCTGGGGTGCGACGAGCGATTGCCGCTCCCAGGCCCGGCTCTTCCAGCGGAACCAGAAGACGAGCCCCCGCGTCCATTCGTCCGCCGCGATCGCCAGCCAGATGCCGGGCAGTCCCAGGTGGAAGCGGAAGACGAGCACGTAGCCCAGGGGCAGGCTCATGCACACCATGGACACGAAGGCCATGTACACGGTGAAGCGGGCGTCCCCCGCGGCGCGCAGGGACGTCACCAGCACGAGGTTGAAGGACCGCCCGGACTCCAGGAGCAGGCTCAGCACGAGCACCTGCGAGGCCAGCGCCACGACCTCCGCGTTGAGCGTGAACTGGCCCAGCAGGGGCTCACGCACCAGGATGACGGCCAGGTCCACCCCCACGGTGACGGCCACGGCCCACTTCAGGCTGTCCACCGTCCGCCGGAGCGCCTCCTCGGGACGGCCCGCGCCTACCAGGCGACCCACGAGGATGGCCGTCCCCATGCCCACCGCCAGGCTGAACAGGTAGATGTACTGGGAGATGGCCACCGCGTACTGCCGCGATGCGAGCGCCACCGGCCCCAGGAAGGTGATGAAGTACAGGAACGTCGTCTGGCAGCAGTGGTAGGTGACCTGCTCGATGGCCGCCGGCACGCCCACCTTCAGGAGCTTGCCGAGGTACTCGGACGAGAACGTCACGTAGTCGCGCGGCGCCATCCGCACGTCCATCACCCGGTAGAGCATCCCCACGAAGACGACGAGCGCGACGGCCCGGCTCACCCCCGTGGACACCGCCGCGCCCGTCACCCCCATCGCCGGCAGCCCGAAGTGGCCGAAGATGAGCGCGTAGTTGCACAGCACGTGCAGCACGTTCATGCCCAGCGACACGTACATGGATTGGCGCGTGAAGCCATACGTCCGGATCAGGCCCGCGCAGACGTTGATGAGGGCCTGCAGGAAGATGAACCCGCCCGCGATGCGCATGTAGGCCCGCGCATGCGCCAGCACCTCGCCCTCGAGGTTCATGTGCCCGAGGATGAAGTCCCCCAGGGACAAGAGGAGCGCGCTCACCACCAGGCCCATCATCAGGTTGAGCGTGAGCGCCAGGGCGGAGATGCGCGCGGCCTCGGCGCTGCGGCGCGCCCCGAGGTACTGTGCCACGACGATGCCCGCGCCGTGGCTGACCACGTTCATGATGAAGATGCACAGGTTGGTGTACTGGTTGACCACCCCCACCGCGGACACGGCCTCGTCCGACACGCCGCTCAACATGAGCGTGTCCGACGTGCCCATCAGCATGAACAGCAACAGCTCCAGGAACAGGGGCCAGGTCAACCGGAACAGGCCCAGGGTGGGCCGGGGGGCGTCCATGGTCAGCGCATGTCGCACGGGGGAGACCCGCTGTCGAGCCCCGCCCTTTCCCCACACGAACCGTGCGGACGGAGAGTCGTATGACCTCCACGCTCCTGGCGCGGGCGGTCACTTCAACCGGGGCCGCAGGATGTCGTAGTACGTGCGCTTGTCCGTTGGCTTCTCGCTCGGCCATACCGCCCTTCCCTCCCATGGGCCACCGTGCTTGCGCTGGTGCCGCGTGTGGACCCGGAGGGACTGAAGGTCTTGCTGCACCTCCAGCAGGTTGTACAGGCGTGGCGTCGACTCTGGACGCTCGCGTGCGGAAGCCCCGAAGCTCCCCGCGCCGATCACGTGGAGGCTCCGATGAGGCACGTGCGGGTTGAGCAGGTCCGCGCGCTCCTCGTGGACATGCCCATGAAGGAAGACACCGAAGTCTTGCTGCCCCAGCCGCTCCACGAAGGCATCCTCCTGGATCTTCTCGTTGCCGGTAATGGGGTGGTGGCAGACGGCCAGGCGCAGGACTGGGGTGTTCTCGGGCAGGTCTCCACTCTTCCGGGCCTCGTGAAGGTCGAGTTCGGCGCGGTCGAGACCTCGCGAGAGCGCACTGCTGGAGATGCTGGAGTGGTTCTGGTGGTACTCGTCGATCTGCCAGGCCGAGTTCATGGCCAGGAACTGGAGGCGTGTCTCGCTGAAAAGCAACGGGATGCACTGCTCCTCGGCCTTGAGGGGATACTCCTTCAGGAAGAGCGACTCGTAGAAGTGCTTGGAGAAATTCTTGAAGCGCTCCGGGTACTTCGCCTCGTCGCGCACAAGATAGCCCTGCCCCTGTTTGAGGACGCTGTCCTCGGGGTACTTATGCATGTCCACGTGACGCTTTGCTCGCCAGGTGTACACTTCCGGTTCCCAGGACAAGTCATGATTGCCAGGCACGATGATGCAGCGCTCCGGGGTCAGGCTGAAGCGTTTGAGGAGCGCGGAGATGAACTCGTACGCCTTCATGAACTCCTCGGGCGTCGCCCGTTGAGTGATGTCTCCGGACACCACCAGATAGTCCAGTTGCTCCACGCTCAGGTCCTCGCTCCGCTGTTGGAGGTCCGCGGCCAGGGGCTGAAGCAGTCCGATCGGGTCGTCTCCGGCGGTGATGTGCAAATCACTGAGGTGGAGGATGCGGATGGGTTGCTCCTGGCTT includes:
- a CDS encoding membrane dipeptidase — translated: MTHLLRFTLLGWMLWTASPALAAASWGTFQKDRCTDSGRRQHSAQLMNVPSNTSWESACQATGATVSGYTFLRPTRCVNKGTAGMWGEFEVVDTTCTPVTECSSTLPAGTFTKPSNTGAVSCDAFCANRDAAWGQRGACVKGQVTSGPHAGSCVSCDDVAADQGDFAVTCYCKAPAKGFADLHSHQFANLAFGGKAFFGKAYGPLSSVLPWCDSVHGPGGTRDSFGTIMATLGYGSGGVGHKVGGYPQFDGWPRWNSYTHQSMYEDWLLRAVQGGLRLMVMLAVNNQDLLGAPIYAEKAPGRTGEDMEAVDLQIAEAYAMQAAVDAKAGGTGRGWYRIVKSPAEARAVIAQGKLAVVLGAEVDYLFDCRRDGACTAAYVEARLDHYQAMGLRHLYPIHFKQNAFGGPALTNLITQGDSRDCSQEGYEYKRDLTKAPICGAQGLTPLGRTLVRGMMRRGMLIDIDHMSKRAFDDTLAMVAPHGYPVVSGHTTLFETARGGKRHEGSLKAEQLQRIRDVGGMVSLIVEQGSRDEVPTWRGTGQPVVEHQCGNTSQSWAQAYLYLTQQLPGMSVGFGTDFNGLAGLPGPRFGGEACHGGSSAPQVARTRYPLSIAVDNSPTKLERSAVGNKVFDINEDGLAHVGLLPDFIADLRRQGLRGQDLEALMNSAEGYLQVWERAEARGPSVP
- a CDS encoding adenosine deaminase family protein; this encodes MHKPLSLLLLPLLSTGVLAPTARAANNEATTKRHFASLVSGAEPKLAELSLFMTLMPKGGDLHHHYSGAIYAEQYLEWVDTQGYCVDKTTSRIQKHRPDAKGCVSAQDVIADEQAYRTLLQRWSSKDFSNHGASQPPPDQQFFDTFLYFDDVASTNTRVGLQTLKQRAIAENLGYIETIFELAPGLPDADFERDLAAAGTDGAKLQALMTAQLTKLDADAQFNKGVQDYVAHVRTTTEGIDDENFTMRYQAYVLRALSPALVFSQIATAYKVATLHPKVVAVNLVGAENSNVAMRDYRLHMQMFKAVKARYPDVKLALHAGELALGMVPPEGLTFHISEAVGVAGAQRIGHGIDISHERDALRLLQTLRERDIPIEVNLTSNEFILGVKGAQHPVELYRKHGVPFIISTDDSGVTRHTLSNEYVLFASRYKPTYPEVKKLSYDSLRYAFLPEADKQRLKKQLDARFAKFEADIAASEARAQKPVRTAQSTP
- a CDS encoding MATE family efflux transporter, with translation MDAPRPTLGLFRLTWPLFLELLLFMLMGTSDTLMLSGVSDEAVSAVGVVNQYTNLCIFIMNVVSHGAGIVVAQYLGARRSAEAARISALALTLNLMMGLVVSALLLSLGDFILGHMNLEGEVLAHARAYMRIAGGFIFLQALINVCAGLIRTYGFTRQSMYVSLGMNVLHVLCNYALIFGHFGLPAMGVTGAAVSTGVSRAVALVVFVGMLYRVMDVRMAPRDYVTFSSEYLGKLLKVGVPAAIEQVTYHCCQTTFLYFITFLGPVALASRQYAVAISQYIYLFSLAVGMGTAILVGRLVGAGRPEEALRRTVDSLKWAVAVTVGVDLAVILVREPLLGQFTLNAEVVALASQVLVLSLLLESGRSFNLVLVTSLRAAGDARFTVYMAFVSMVCMSLPLGYVLVFRFHLGLPGIWLAIAADEWTRGLVFWFRWKSRAWERQSLVAPQAAAVALAE